A single Xenopus laevis strain J_2021 chromosome 3S, Xenopus_laevis_v10.1, whole genome shotgun sequence DNA region contains:
- the LOC108703444 gene encoding olfactory receptor 11L1, giving the protein MSMKNQTLVSEIVLLGFQNLHNFKIPLFSLFLLIYIMTVWENVLIIVLVSSSRNLQSPMYFFLQQLSVCDFLESTIIVPILLKTIIYDNVILSSVGCMIQFFFFSATEGFECFLLAVMSYDRYVAICIPLRYSSIMSHRSCVILIFVSWLLSITAVLILAKIMATLQFCDQNTINHFFCDFFPILELSCSDTFLVYINIILQSIPVVFFPFILIIVSYMCIAHAILKIVSNTGRQKAFSTCSSHLAVVSIFYGTLIAFYVVPPRKDSQTISKVLSLLYTVVTPLVNPLIYSLRSKDIRDVLQRVLNRIQEALNMQH; this is encoded by the coding sequence ATGTCCATGAAGAACCAGACGTTGGTCAGTGAGATTGTTCTCTTGGGATTTCAGAATCTCCACAACTTTaagattcccctgttctctctgttcCTTCTGATTTACATTATGACAGTTTGGGAGAACGTCCTCATCATTGTGTTGGTGTCCTCCAGCCGGAACCTCcagtcccccatgtacttctttctccaGCAGTTGTCTGTATGTGACTTCCTAGAGTCAACAATTATTGTACCTATCCTGCTCAAAACTATAATTTATGATAACGTTATATTGTCCTCTGTCGGTTGtatgatccaattttttttcttttctgccacAGAAGGTTTTGAGTGTTTCCTTCTAGCagtaatgtcctatgacagatatgtggCCATCTGTATCCCACTGCGTTACTCTTCTATAATGTCCCACAGGAGTTGTgttatattaatatttgtttcATGGCTGCTTAGCATCACGGCCGTACTGATTCTTGCCAAAATCATGGCTACCTTACAGTTCTGTGACCAAAATACcattaaccatttcttctgtgatttctTTCCTATATTAGAGCTTTCCTGCTCAGACACGTTCCtggtgtatataaatattattttacagtCTATCCCTGtggttttctttccctttatacTAATCATTGTATCATATATGTGTATTGCCCATGCAATCCTAAAGATAGTGTCCAACAcagggagacaaaaagccttctccacctgcagctcccacttggctgtggtctccatattttatgggactcTCATTGCTTTTTATGTGGTTCCCCCCAGGAAAGACTCACAGACCATAAGCAAAGTTCTGTCTCTGTTATACACAGTAGTGACCCCATTGGTTAACCCACTTATTTACAGCCTGAGAAGTAAAGATATCAGAGATGTCTTACAAAGAGTATTAAATAGAATACAAGAAGCTCTGAATATGCAGcactag